In the genome of Vespa crabro chromosome 17, iyVesCrab1.2, whole genome shotgun sequence, one region contains:
- the LOC124429941 gene encoding protein RUFY3-like isoform X4 translates to MRQEPQSGLKTRPPVDHGGLHHGGVMLEEDMAGAQDTIYLCNFRVSVDGEWLCLKELQDVEFSLQDSIQRSPSPPLPLSARDPVIIERSNLVNISKLIVKELIETSLKYGRMLDSDHMPLQHFFIVLEHVLRHGLRPKKGLLGPKKELWDILQLVEKYCPEAQDITSSIRDLPTVRTAMGRARAWLRMALMQKKLADYLKILIDHKDDILSEYFEPDALMMSEEAIVVMGLLVGLNVIDCNFCVKEEDLDCQQGVIDFSLYLRNSNHIPGESPDDELENDNMTTVLDQKNYIEELNRHLNATVTNLQAKLETLTTTNALMKEDLSIAKNNFLSLQEENRQLKKELGIEIKDPNENGKAPIKITETTTEIEELRSRLESEKKLRQDTEKELQLQISMKSEMEVAMKLLEKDIHEKQDTIISLRQQLDDIKLINLEMYKKLQECEASLNHKTELIKKLEAKTVSMTETFQKLDEQRKELDGVRARTEEKAKVLAAEAAERTARAKDIERELHMEREWRTSLQESSISNAERISQLRQENDQLKQMSERYVTLQEEYYALKEICSEQERTLEELGVQLSAAKLATVELREAADNAQRQSQQDGGGTAWADDRQVTHCKGCNREFNITRRKHHCRNCGNIFCKSCSDNTMSLTENSKQVRVCDECYVLLVGRYSVML, encoded by the exons ATGCGGCAAGAACCCCAGAGCGGCTTGAAAACGCGACCTCCGGTCGATCACGGTGGTCTTCATCACGGCGGGGTCATGCTCGAAGAGGACATGGCCGGTGCCCAGGACACGATTTACCTTTGCAATTTTCGCGTGTCCGTTGATGGCGAGTGGCTCTGTTTAAAGGAACTTCAGGACGTTGAGTTTTCATTACAAGACTCGATACAACGTTCGCCTTCGCCACCGTTACCTCTTAGTG CACGAGACCCGGTGATCATCGAAAGGAGTAATctcgtaaatatttcaaagttgaTCGTGAAAGAGCTCATCGAAACTTCTTTAAAATATGGCCGCATGCTCGATTCGGATCATATGCCTCTGCAACATTTTTTCATCGTTCTCGAGCATGTACTCAGGCACGGTTTACGACCGAAGAAG GGTTTACTTGGACCCAAGAAGGAGCTTTGGGACATCCTTCAGCTGGTGGAGAAATACTGCCCTGAAGCGCAAGATATTACATCAAGTATTCGCGATTTGCCGACGGTTAG AACTGCCATGGGTCGGGCGCGTGCCTGGCTTCGTATGGCACTCATGCAAAAGAAGTTAGCAGACTACCTAAAGATTTTGATCGATCATAAGGACGACATTTTGTCTGAATATTTTGAGCCAGACGCTCTTATGATGAGCGAAGAGGCTATCGTGGTAATGGGTTTGTTGGTGGGTTTGAATGTGATCGATTGCAATTTCTGCGTAAAG GAAGAAGATCTCGATTGTCAACAAGGTGTGATCGATTTTTCGTTATATTTGCGCAATAGCAATCATATACCTGGAGAATCACCTGACGACGAGCTTGAAAATGACAACATGACGACTGTTCTTGATCAAAAGAATTATATCGAGGAATTAAATCGGCACTTGAA TGCCACTGTGACAAATCTTCAAGCCAAACTTGAAACTTTAACTACGACGAATGCTTTAATGAAAGAAGATCTGTCTATTgcaaagaataattttctatcgcTTCAAGAGGAAAACAGACagcttaaaaaagaattagggATTGAGATCAAGGATCCTAATGAG aatgGCAAGGCTCCTATTAAAATAACCGAAACTACGACGGAAATCGAAGAGCTTAGAAGTAGACTCGAATCAGAGAAGAAATTACGACAGGACACAGAGAAGGAATTGCAATTACAG ATAAGCATGAAGTCGGAGATGGAGGTGGCGATGAAATTGTTAGAGAAAGACATCCACGAGAAGCAGGACACCATAATATCGCTTAGGCAACAACTCGACGACATCAAGCTGATCAATTTGGAGATGTACAAAAAATTACAG GAATGCGAAGCTTCTCTTAATCATAAGACAGAACTGATCAAAAAACTGGAGGCTAAGACAGTGTCGATGACTGAGACATTCCAGAAACTGGATGAACA GCGCAAGGAATTGGACGGAGTTAGAGCAAGGACCGAGGAGAAGGCTAAGGTCCTAGCTGCCGAGGCAGCCGAGAGGACAGCCCGAGCTAAGGACATTGAGAGGGAACTACATATGGAACGAGAATGGAGAACGTCCCTACAGGAATCATCGATCTCCAATGCAGAAAGGATTTCTCAGTTACGCCAAGAAAACGATCAGCTGAAGCAAATGTCAGAA AGATACGTAACGCTGCAGGAGGAGTATTATGCGTTAAAGGAGATCTGCTCGGAACAGGAAAGAACCCTGGAGGAACTTGGGGTGCAGTTGAGCGCAGCGAAACTGGCAACGGTCGAATTACGTGAGGCTGCTGACAATGCTCAACGACAGTCGCAGCAAGATGGCGGCGGGACTGCGTGGGCGGACGATCGACAGGTCACCCATTGCAAGGGTTGTAACCGTGAGTTCAACATCACTCGTCGTAAG
- the LOC124429941 gene encoding RUN and FYVE domain-containing protein 2-like isoform X1: MRQEPQSGLKTRPPVDHGGLHHGGVMLEEDMAGAQDTIYLCNFRVSVDGEWLCLKELQDVEFSLQDSIQRSPSPPLPLSGIDPHRHRQQLLPEQRDFRDALPPSPPPPLRHVSSLSRDPVIIERSNLVNISKLIVKELIETSLKYGRMLDSDHMPLQHFFIVLEHVLRHGLRPKKGLLGPKKELWDILQLVEKYCPEAQDITSSIRDLPTVRTAMGRARAWLRMALMQKKLADYLKILIDHKDDILSEYFEPDALMMSEEAIVVMGLLVGLNVIDCNFCVKEEDLDCQQGVIDFSLYLRNSNHIPGESPDDELENDNMTTVLDQKNYIEELNRHLNATVTNLQAKLETLTTTNALMKEDLSIAKNNFLSLQEENRQLKKELGIEIKDPNENGKAPIKITETTTEIEELRSRLESEKKLRQDTEKELQLQISMKSEMEVAMKLLEKDIHEKQDTIISLRQQLDDIKLINLEMYKKLQECEASLNHKTELIKKLEAKTVSMTETFQKLDEQIKVERCDLIRRKELDGVRARTEEKAKVLAAEAAERTARAKDIERELHMEREWRTSLQESSISNAERISQLRQENDQLKQMSERYVTLQEEYYALKEICSEQERTLEELGVQLSAAKLATVELREAADNAQRQSQQDGGGTAWADDRQVTHCKGCNREFNITRRKHHCRNCGNIFCKSCSDNTMSLTENSKQVRVCDECYVLLVGRYSVML, translated from the exons ATGCGGCAAGAACCCCAGAGCGGCTTGAAAACGCGACCTCCGGTCGATCACGGTGGTCTTCATCACGGCGGGGTCATGCTCGAAGAGGACATGGCCGGTGCCCAGGACACGATTTACCTTTGCAATTTTCGCGTGTCCGTTGATGGCGAGTGGCTCTGTTTAAAGGAACTTCAGGACGTTGAGTTTTCATTACAAGACTCGATACAACGTTCGCCTTCGCCACCGTTACCTCTTAGTGGTATTGATCCTCATCGTCATCGGCAACAGCTGTTACCCGAGCAGCGGGATTTTCGCGATGCATTACCGCCAAGTCCACCGCCGCCATTGCGTCACGTCTCAAGCTTGT CACGAGACCCGGTGATCATCGAAAGGAGTAATctcgtaaatatttcaaagttgaTCGTGAAAGAGCTCATCGAAACTTCTTTAAAATATGGCCGCATGCTCGATTCGGATCATATGCCTCTGCAACATTTTTTCATCGTTCTCGAGCATGTACTCAGGCACGGTTTACGACCGAAGAAG GGTTTACTTGGACCCAAGAAGGAGCTTTGGGACATCCTTCAGCTGGTGGAGAAATACTGCCCTGAAGCGCAAGATATTACATCAAGTATTCGCGATTTGCCGACGGTTAG AACTGCCATGGGTCGGGCGCGTGCCTGGCTTCGTATGGCACTCATGCAAAAGAAGTTAGCAGACTACCTAAAGATTTTGATCGATCATAAGGACGACATTTTGTCTGAATATTTTGAGCCAGACGCTCTTATGATGAGCGAAGAGGCTATCGTGGTAATGGGTTTGTTGGTGGGTTTGAATGTGATCGATTGCAATTTCTGCGTAAAG GAAGAAGATCTCGATTGTCAACAAGGTGTGATCGATTTTTCGTTATATTTGCGCAATAGCAATCATATACCTGGAGAATCACCTGACGACGAGCTTGAAAATGACAACATGACGACTGTTCTTGATCAAAAGAATTATATCGAGGAATTAAATCGGCACTTGAA TGCCACTGTGACAAATCTTCAAGCCAAACTTGAAACTTTAACTACGACGAATGCTTTAATGAAAGAAGATCTGTCTATTgcaaagaataattttctatcgcTTCAAGAGGAAAACAGACagcttaaaaaagaattagggATTGAGATCAAGGATCCTAATGAG aatgGCAAGGCTCCTATTAAAATAACCGAAACTACGACGGAAATCGAAGAGCTTAGAAGTAGACTCGAATCAGAGAAGAAATTACGACAGGACACAGAGAAGGAATTGCAATTACAG ATAAGCATGAAGTCGGAGATGGAGGTGGCGATGAAATTGTTAGAGAAAGACATCCACGAGAAGCAGGACACCATAATATCGCTTAGGCAACAACTCGACGACATCAAGCTGATCAATTTGGAGATGTACAAAAAATTACAG GAATGCGAAGCTTCTCTTAATCATAAGACAGAACTGATCAAAAAACTGGAGGCTAAGACAGTGTCGATGACTGAGACATTCCAGAAACTGGATGAACA AATTAAGGTCGAGCGATGTGACTTAATTAGGCGCAAGGAATTGGACGGAGTTAGAGCAAGGACCGAGGAGAAGGCTAAGGTCCTAGCTGCCGAGGCAGCCGAGAGGACAGCCCGAGCTAAGGACATTGAGAGGGAACTACATATGGAACGAGAATGGAGAACGTCCCTACAGGAATCATCGATCTCCAATGCAGAAAGGATTTCTCAGTTACGCCAAGAAAACGATCAGCTGAAGCAAATGTCAGAA AGATACGTAACGCTGCAGGAGGAGTATTATGCGTTAAAGGAGATCTGCTCGGAACAGGAAAGAACCCTGGAGGAACTTGGGGTGCAGTTGAGCGCAGCGAAACTGGCAACGGTCGAATTACGTGAGGCTGCTGACAATGCTCAACGACAGTCGCAGCAAGATGGCGGCGGGACTGCGTGGGCGGACGATCGACAGGTCACCCATTGCAAGGGTTGTAACCGTGAGTTCAACATCACTCGTCGTAAG
- the LOC124429941 gene encoding RUN and FYVE domain-containing protein 2-like isoform X5, which translates to MAAESSEGLPISPSEKSLTGSLVSDENEKIVSRSPSSYSIREDKWPDLVVSRPKKLDAWWSPRPRDPVIIERSNLVNISKLIVKELIETSLKYGRMLDSDHMPLQHFFIVLEHVLRHGLRPKKGLLGPKKELWDILQLVEKYCPEAQDITSSIRDLPTVRTAMGRARAWLRMALMQKKLADYLKILIDHKDDILSEYFEPDALMMSEEAIVVMGLLVGLNVIDCNFCVKEEDLDCQQGVIDFSLYLRNSNHIPGESPDDELENDNMTTVLDQKNYIEELNRHLNATVTNLQAKLETLTTTNALMKEDLSIAKNNFLSLQEENRQLKKELGIEIKDPNENGKAPIKITETTTEIEELRSRLESEKKLRQDTEKELQLQISMKSEMEVAMKLLEKDIHEKQDTIISLRQQLDDIKLINLEMYKKLQECEASLNHKTELIKKLEAKTVSMTETFQKLDEQIKVERCDLIRRKELDGVRARTEEKAKVLAAEAAERTARAKDIERELHMEREWRTSLQESSISNAERISQLRQENDQLKQMSERYVTLQEEYYALKEICSEQERTLEELGVQLSAAKLATVELREAADNAQRQSQQDGGGTAWADDRQVTHCKGCNREFNITRRKHHCRNCGNIFCKSCSDNTMSLTENSKQVRVCDECYVLLVGRYSVML; encoded by the exons ATGGCCGCGGAGAGCAGCGAAGGTTTGCCAATATCTCCGTCCGAGAAATCGTTGACCGGTAGTTTAGTGTctgatgaaaatgaaaaaatcgtTTCGCGTTCACCCTCGAGTTATTCCATACGAGAAGATAAATGGCCGGATTTGGTGGTATCGAGACCTAAAAAATTGGACGCCTGGTGGTCGCCGAGAC CACGAGACCCGGTGATCATCGAAAGGAGTAATctcgtaaatatttcaaagttgaTCGTGAAAGAGCTCATCGAAACTTCTTTAAAATATGGCCGCATGCTCGATTCGGATCATATGCCTCTGCAACATTTTTTCATCGTTCTCGAGCATGTACTCAGGCACGGTTTACGACCGAAGAAG GGTTTACTTGGACCCAAGAAGGAGCTTTGGGACATCCTTCAGCTGGTGGAGAAATACTGCCCTGAAGCGCAAGATATTACATCAAGTATTCGCGATTTGCCGACGGTTAG AACTGCCATGGGTCGGGCGCGTGCCTGGCTTCGTATGGCACTCATGCAAAAGAAGTTAGCAGACTACCTAAAGATTTTGATCGATCATAAGGACGACATTTTGTCTGAATATTTTGAGCCAGACGCTCTTATGATGAGCGAAGAGGCTATCGTGGTAATGGGTTTGTTGGTGGGTTTGAATGTGATCGATTGCAATTTCTGCGTAAAG GAAGAAGATCTCGATTGTCAACAAGGTGTGATCGATTTTTCGTTATATTTGCGCAATAGCAATCATATACCTGGAGAATCACCTGACGACGAGCTTGAAAATGACAACATGACGACTGTTCTTGATCAAAAGAATTATATCGAGGAATTAAATCGGCACTTGAA TGCCACTGTGACAAATCTTCAAGCCAAACTTGAAACTTTAACTACGACGAATGCTTTAATGAAAGAAGATCTGTCTATTgcaaagaataattttctatcgcTTCAAGAGGAAAACAGACagcttaaaaaagaattagggATTGAGATCAAGGATCCTAATGAG aatgGCAAGGCTCCTATTAAAATAACCGAAACTACGACGGAAATCGAAGAGCTTAGAAGTAGACTCGAATCAGAGAAGAAATTACGACAGGACACAGAGAAGGAATTGCAATTACAG ATAAGCATGAAGTCGGAGATGGAGGTGGCGATGAAATTGTTAGAGAAAGACATCCACGAGAAGCAGGACACCATAATATCGCTTAGGCAACAACTCGACGACATCAAGCTGATCAATTTGGAGATGTACAAAAAATTACAG GAATGCGAAGCTTCTCTTAATCATAAGACAGAACTGATCAAAAAACTGGAGGCTAAGACAGTGTCGATGACTGAGACATTCCAGAAACTGGATGAACA AATTAAGGTCGAGCGATGTGACTTAATTAGGCGCAAGGAATTGGACGGAGTTAGAGCAAGGACCGAGGAGAAGGCTAAGGTCCTAGCTGCCGAGGCAGCCGAGAGGACAGCCCGAGCTAAGGACATTGAGAGGGAACTACATATGGAACGAGAATGGAGAACGTCCCTACAGGAATCATCGATCTCCAATGCAGAAAGGATTTCTCAGTTACGCCAAGAAAACGATCAGCTGAAGCAAATGTCAGAA AGATACGTAACGCTGCAGGAGGAGTATTATGCGTTAAAGGAGATCTGCTCGGAACAGGAAAGAACCCTGGAGGAACTTGGGGTGCAGTTGAGCGCAGCGAAACTGGCAACGGTCGAATTACGTGAGGCTGCTGACAATGCTCAACGACAGTCGCAGCAAGATGGCGGCGGGACTGCGTGGGCGGACGATCGACAGGTCACCCATTGCAAGGGTTGTAACCGTGAGTTCAACATCACTCGTCGTAAG
- the LOC124429941 gene encoding protein RUFY3-like isoform X3 yields the protein MRQEPQSGLKTRPPVDHGGLHHGGVMLEEDMAGAQDTIYLCNFRVSVDGEWLCLKELQDVEFSLQDSIQRSPSPPLPLSARDPVIIERSNLVNISKLIVKELIETSLKYGRMLDSDHMPLQHFFIVLEHVLRHGLRPKKGLLGPKKELWDILQLVEKYCPEAQDITSSIRDLPTVRTAMGRARAWLRMALMQKKLADYLKILIDHKDDILSEYFEPDALMMSEEAIVVMGLLVGLNVIDCNFCVKEEDLDCQQGVIDFSLYLRNSNHIPGESPDDELENDNMTTVLDQKNYIEELNRHLNATVTNLQAKLETLTTTNALMKEDLSIAKNNFLSLQEENRQLKKELGIEIKDPNENGKAPIKITETTTEIEELRSRLESEKKLRQDTEKELQLQISMKSEMEVAMKLLEKDIHEKQDTIISLRQQLDDIKLINLEMYKKLQECEASLNHKTELIKKLEAKTVSMTETFQKLDEQIKVERCDLIRRKELDGVRARTEEKAKVLAAEAAERTARAKDIERELHMEREWRTSLQESSISNAERISQLRQENDQLKQMSERYVTLQEEYYALKEICSEQERTLEELGVQLSAAKLATVELREAADNAQRQSQQDGGGTAWADDRQVTHCKGCNREFNITRRKHHCRNCGNIFCKSCSDNTMSLTENSKQVRVCDECYVLLVGRYSVML from the exons ATGCGGCAAGAACCCCAGAGCGGCTTGAAAACGCGACCTCCGGTCGATCACGGTGGTCTTCATCACGGCGGGGTCATGCTCGAAGAGGACATGGCCGGTGCCCAGGACACGATTTACCTTTGCAATTTTCGCGTGTCCGTTGATGGCGAGTGGCTCTGTTTAAAGGAACTTCAGGACGTTGAGTTTTCATTACAAGACTCGATACAACGTTCGCCTTCGCCACCGTTACCTCTTAGTG CACGAGACCCGGTGATCATCGAAAGGAGTAATctcgtaaatatttcaaagttgaTCGTGAAAGAGCTCATCGAAACTTCTTTAAAATATGGCCGCATGCTCGATTCGGATCATATGCCTCTGCAACATTTTTTCATCGTTCTCGAGCATGTACTCAGGCACGGTTTACGACCGAAGAAG GGTTTACTTGGACCCAAGAAGGAGCTTTGGGACATCCTTCAGCTGGTGGAGAAATACTGCCCTGAAGCGCAAGATATTACATCAAGTATTCGCGATTTGCCGACGGTTAG AACTGCCATGGGTCGGGCGCGTGCCTGGCTTCGTATGGCACTCATGCAAAAGAAGTTAGCAGACTACCTAAAGATTTTGATCGATCATAAGGACGACATTTTGTCTGAATATTTTGAGCCAGACGCTCTTATGATGAGCGAAGAGGCTATCGTGGTAATGGGTTTGTTGGTGGGTTTGAATGTGATCGATTGCAATTTCTGCGTAAAG GAAGAAGATCTCGATTGTCAACAAGGTGTGATCGATTTTTCGTTATATTTGCGCAATAGCAATCATATACCTGGAGAATCACCTGACGACGAGCTTGAAAATGACAACATGACGACTGTTCTTGATCAAAAGAATTATATCGAGGAATTAAATCGGCACTTGAA TGCCACTGTGACAAATCTTCAAGCCAAACTTGAAACTTTAACTACGACGAATGCTTTAATGAAAGAAGATCTGTCTATTgcaaagaataattttctatcgcTTCAAGAGGAAAACAGACagcttaaaaaagaattagggATTGAGATCAAGGATCCTAATGAG aatgGCAAGGCTCCTATTAAAATAACCGAAACTACGACGGAAATCGAAGAGCTTAGAAGTAGACTCGAATCAGAGAAGAAATTACGACAGGACACAGAGAAGGAATTGCAATTACAG ATAAGCATGAAGTCGGAGATGGAGGTGGCGATGAAATTGTTAGAGAAAGACATCCACGAGAAGCAGGACACCATAATATCGCTTAGGCAACAACTCGACGACATCAAGCTGATCAATTTGGAGATGTACAAAAAATTACAG GAATGCGAAGCTTCTCTTAATCATAAGACAGAACTGATCAAAAAACTGGAGGCTAAGACAGTGTCGATGACTGAGACATTCCAGAAACTGGATGAACA AATTAAGGTCGAGCGATGTGACTTAATTAGGCGCAAGGAATTGGACGGAGTTAGAGCAAGGACCGAGGAGAAGGCTAAGGTCCTAGCTGCCGAGGCAGCCGAGAGGACAGCCCGAGCTAAGGACATTGAGAGGGAACTACATATGGAACGAGAATGGAGAACGTCCCTACAGGAATCATCGATCTCCAATGCAGAAAGGATTTCTCAGTTACGCCAAGAAAACGATCAGCTGAAGCAAATGTCAGAA AGATACGTAACGCTGCAGGAGGAGTATTATGCGTTAAAGGAGATCTGCTCGGAACAGGAAAGAACCCTGGAGGAACTTGGGGTGCAGTTGAGCGCAGCGAAACTGGCAACGGTCGAATTACGTGAGGCTGCTGACAATGCTCAACGACAGTCGCAGCAAGATGGCGGCGGGACTGCGTGGGCGGACGATCGACAGGTCACCCATTGCAAGGGTTGTAACCGTGAGTTCAACATCACTCGTCGTAAG
- the LOC124429941 gene encoding RUN and FYVE domain-containing protein 2-like isoform X2 translates to MRQEPQSGLKTRPPVDHGGLHHGGVMLEEDMAGAQDTIYLCNFRVSVDGEWLCLKELQDVEFSLQDSIQRSPSPPLPLSGIDPHRHRQQLLPEQRDFRDALPPSPPPPLRHVSSLSRDPVIIERSNLVNISKLIVKELIETSLKYGRMLDSDHMPLQHFFIVLEHVLRHGLRPKKGLLGPKKELWDILQLVEKYCPEAQDITSSIRDLPTVRTAMGRARAWLRMALMQKKLADYLKILIDHKDDILSEYFEPDALMMSEEAIVVMGLLVGLNVIDCNFCVKEEDLDCQQGVIDFSLYLRNSNHIPGESPDDELENDNMTTVLDQKNYIEELNRHLNATVTNLQAKLETLTTTNALMKEDLSIAKNNFLSLQEENRQLKKELGIEIKDPNENGKAPIKITETTTEIEELRSRLESEKKLRQDTEKELQLQISMKSEMEVAMKLLEKDIHEKQDTIISLRQQLDDIKLINLEMYKKLQECEASLNHKTELIKKLEAKTVSMTETFQKLDEQRKELDGVRARTEEKAKVLAAEAAERTARAKDIERELHMEREWRTSLQESSISNAERISQLRQENDQLKQMSERYVTLQEEYYALKEICSEQERTLEELGVQLSAAKLATVELREAADNAQRQSQQDGGGTAWADDRQVTHCKGCNREFNITRRKHHCRNCGNIFCKSCSDNTMSLTENSKQVRVCDECYVLLVGRYSVML, encoded by the exons ATGCGGCAAGAACCCCAGAGCGGCTTGAAAACGCGACCTCCGGTCGATCACGGTGGTCTTCATCACGGCGGGGTCATGCTCGAAGAGGACATGGCCGGTGCCCAGGACACGATTTACCTTTGCAATTTTCGCGTGTCCGTTGATGGCGAGTGGCTCTGTTTAAAGGAACTTCAGGACGTTGAGTTTTCATTACAAGACTCGATACAACGTTCGCCTTCGCCACCGTTACCTCTTAGTGGTATTGATCCTCATCGTCATCGGCAACAGCTGTTACCCGAGCAGCGGGATTTTCGCGATGCATTACCGCCAAGTCCACCGCCGCCATTGCGTCACGTCTCAAGCTTGT CACGAGACCCGGTGATCATCGAAAGGAGTAATctcgtaaatatttcaaagttgaTCGTGAAAGAGCTCATCGAAACTTCTTTAAAATATGGCCGCATGCTCGATTCGGATCATATGCCTCTGCAACATTTTTTCATCGTTCTCGAGCATGTACTCAGGCACGGTTTACGACCGAAGAAG GGTTTACTTGGACCCAAGAAGGAGCTTTGGGACATCCTTCAGCTGGTGGAGAAATACTGCCCTGAAGCGCAAGATATTACATCAAGTATTCGCGATTTGCCGACGGTTAG AACTGCCATGGGTCGGGCGCGTGCCTGGCTTCGTATGGCACTCATGCAAAAGAAGTTAGCAGACTACCTAAAGATTTTGATCGATCATAAGGACGACATTTTGTCTGAATATTTTGAGCCAGACGCTCTTATGATGAGCGAAGAGGCTATCGTGGTAATGGGTTTGTTGGTGGGTTTGAATGTGATCGATTGCAATTTCTGCGTAAAG GAAGAAGATCTCGATTGTCAACAAGGTGTGATCGATTTTTCGTTATATTTGCGCAATAGCAATCATATACCTGGAGAATCACCTGACGACGAGCTTGAAAATGACAACATGACGACTGTTCTTGATCAAAAGAATTATATCGAGGAATTAAATCGGCACTTGAA TGCCACTGTGACAAATCTTCAAGCCAAACTTGAAACTTTAACTACGACGAATGCTTTAATGAAAGAAGATCTGTCTATTgcaaagaataattttctatcgcTTCAAGAGGAAAACAGACagcttaaaaaagaattagggATTGAGATCAAGGATCCTAATGAG aatgGCAAGGCTCCTATTAAAATAACCGAAACTACGACGGAAATCGAAGAGCTTAGAAGTAGACTCGAATCAGAGAAGAAATTACGACAGGACACAGAGAAGGAATTGCAATTACAG ATAAGCATGAAGTCGGAGATGGAGGTGGCGATGAAATTGTTAGAGAAAGACATCCACGAGAAGCAGGACACCATAATATCGCTTAGGCAACAACTCGACGACATCAAGCTGATCAATTTGGAGATGTACAAAAAATTACAG GAATGCGAAGCTTCTCTTAATCATAAGACAGAACTGATCAAAAAACTGGAGGCTAAGACAGTGTCGATGACTGAGACATTCCAGAAACTGGATGAACA GCGCAAGGAATTGGACGGAGTTAGAGCAAGGACCGAGGAGAAGGCTAAGGTCCTAGCTGCCGAGGCAGCCGAGAGGACAGCCCGAGCTAAGGACATTGAGAGGGAACTACATATGGAACGAGAATGGAGAACGTCCCTACAGGAATCATCGATCTCCAATGCAGAAAGGATTTCTCAGTTACGCCAAGAAAACGATCAGCTGAAGCAAATGTCAGAA AGATACGTAACGCTGCAGGAGGAGTATTATGCGTTAAAGGAGATCTGCTCGGAACAGGAAAGAACCCTGGAGGAACTTGGGGTGCAGTTGAGCGCAGCGAAACTGGCAACGGTCGAATTACGTGAGGCTGCTGACAATGCTCAACGACAGTCGCAGCAAGATGGCGGCGGGACTGCGTGGGCGGACGATCGACAGGTCACCCATTGCAAGGGTTGTAACCGTGAGTTCAACATCACTCGTCGTAAG